The Chryseobacterium aureum genome contains a region encoding:
- the gcvP gene encoding aminomethyl-transferring glycine dehydrogenase: protein MNTEQFVSRHISLNEADKQAMLEKLGVSSIEELISQTIPSSIRLEKDLEISEPLSEYEMLNHSKELASKNTDYTSYIGFGYHNTLLPSAIQRNIFENPSWYTAYTPYQAEIAQGRLEALLNFQTVVCDLTGFALANASLLDESTAAAEAMHMFFNNRTKDQKKAGADKFFISDLVLPQTVSVLKTKAEGLEIQIVVGDHKTHQFDGSYYGVLLQYPGKNGIVLDYTEDIVEYKKLDLQVAVACDPMALVKLKSPAEMGADCAVGTTQRFGIPLGYGGPHAAFFACREDYKRDIPGRIIGVSQDMYGRRALRMALQTREQHIKREKATSNICTAQVLLAVMAGMYAVYHGPKGLNYIADQIHFKANALKGGLKALGYQVVEEPIFDTVKITMPEEEKSRLVRLMLDHRLNLNYFTEGVVSIAINESTTLEKLNYLMASFAQFKDKQTFKLEIKEGYSIPEENLRKDEILTESVFNKYHTETELMRYIKRLERKDLSLTHSMISLGSCTMKLNAATQMLPLSWENWGAIHPFVPVNQAEGYQEMIRELEKDLAEITGFAGTSLQPNSGAQGEYAGLMVIREYHISRGDHHRNVVLIPQSAHGTNPASAAMAGMKIVVVKNLENGEIDFEDLKTKTELHSANLSAVMITYPSTYGFFDANIKEITNLIHEHGGQVYMDGANMNAQVGFTSPGNIGADVCHLNLHKTFAIPHGGGGPGVGPICVAKHLVPFLPSNANIRIGSKEAIEGISAAPYGSGLILNISYSYIKMLGTEGLKKATGHAIMNANYLKELLAEHFPILYSNENGRVAHECIVDFRQFKSLGIEVADVAKRLMDYGFHAPTVSFPVAGTLMIEPTESESKAEIDRFAEALISIKKEIDEIANGEADATNNVLKNAPHTEQLVISDSWDKPYSREKAAYPLEWVRDHKFFASVSRVDEAYGDRNLVCTCEPIEAYM from the coding sequence ATGAATACAGAACAGTTTGTGAGCCGTCACATTTCCCTTAATGAAGCCGATAAGCAGGCGATGTTGGAAAAACTTGGCGTTTCAAGTATTGAAGAGTTAATTTCTCAAACCATCCCATCCTCTATCCGTTTAGAGAAAGATCTTGAGATCTCGGAACCGCTTTCTGAATACGAAATGTTGAACCATTCAAAAGAATTGGCATCTAAAAATACAGATTATACAAGCTATATCGGTTTTGGATACCACAATACTCTTTTACCTTCAGCCATCCAGAGAAATATTTTTGAAAATCCCAGCTGGTATACCGCTTACACGCCTTACCAGGCAGAAATTGCACAAGGGAGACTTGAAGCTCTTCTTAATTTCCAGACTGTAGTATGTGATCTTACGGGCTTTGCATTAGCTAATGCATCTCTTTTGGATGAGTCTACTGCAGCAGCGGAAGCAATGCACATGTTCTTCAACAACAGAACGAAAGATCAGAAAAAAGCAGGCGCTGATAAATTCTTTATTTCAGACCTTGTACTTCCTCAAACAGTTTCTGTTTTAAAAACAAAAGCTGAAGGTTTAGAGATCCAAATCGTAGTGGGAGACCATAAAACGCATCAGTTTGATGGTTCTTATTATGGCGTTTTATTACAATATCCTGGTAAAAACGGAATCGTTCTGGATTACACTGAAGATATTGTAGAATACAAAAAGCTTGATCTTCAGGTAGCTGTTGCCTGTGATCCAATGGCTTTGGTTAAACTAAAGTCTCCGGCAGAAATGGGTGCCGACTGTGCGGTAGGAACTACCCAAAGATTCGGTATTCCATTAGGATACGGAGGTCCTCACGCAGCCTTCTTTGCTTGTAGAGAAGATTATAAAAGAGATATCCCGGGAAGAATTATCGGGGTTTCTCAGGATATGTACGGAAGACGTGCATTAAGAATGGCATTACAGACGAGAGAGCAGCACATCAAAAGAGAAAAAGCTACTTCAAACATCTGTACAGCTCAGGTTCTTTTGGCAGTAATGGCAGGAATGTATGCTGTTTACCACGGTCCAAAAGGATTAAACTATATCGCAGACCAGATCCATTTTAAAGCAAATGCTTTGAAAGGAGGTCTTAAAGCATTAGGATATCAGGTCGTAGAAGAACCTATCTTCGATACGGTAAAGATCACGATGCCGGAAGAAGAAAAGTCAAGATTAGTAAGACTGATGCTTGATCACAGACTTAACCTTAACTACTTCACAGAAGGAGTGGTAAGCATTGCGATTAACGAAAGCACAACATTAGAGAAATTAAACTATCTGATGGCCTCTTTCGCTCAGTTTAAAGACAAGCAGACTTTCAAACTGGAAATCAAAGAAGGATACAGCATTCCGGAAGAAAACTTAAGAAAAGACGAAATTCTTACAGAATCAGTATTCAACAAATACCATACGGAAACAGAGTTGATGCGTTACATCAAGCGTCTGGAGAGAAAAGACTTATCATTGACACACTCAATGATTTCTTTAGGATCTTGTACGATGAAACTGAATGCAGCCACTCAGATGTTACCGCTTTCATGGGAAAACTGGGGAGCTATTCACCCATTCGTACCAGTTAACCAGGCTGAAGGGTATCAGGAAATGATCCGTGAATTAGAGAAAGACTTAGCAGAAATTACAGGTTTTGCAGGAACTTCTCTTCAGCCCAACTCAGGAGCTCAGGGAGAATATGCAGGATTAATGGTGATCAGAGAATATCACATTTCAAGAGGAGACCACCACAGAAATGTAGTATTGATTCCTCAGTCTGCTCACGGTACCAACCCGGCTTCTGCAGCCATGGCAGGAATGAAAATCGTAGTCGTGAAAAACCTTGAAAACGGTGAAATCGACTTCGAAGATCTTAAAACTAAAACAGAACTTCATTCAGCCAACTTATCCGCTGTAATGATCACTTATCCGTCTACTTATGGATTCTTTGATGCAAACATTAAAGAGATCACTAACCTGATCCACGAGCACGGCGGACAAGTATATATGGATGGTGCGAACATGAACGCTCAGGTAGGATTTACAAGTCCTGGAAACATCGGAGCTGACGTCTGCCACCTTAACCTTCATAAAACATTCGCTATTCCTCACGGAGGTGGAGGTCCTGGAGTAGGTCCAATTTGCGTTGCTAAGCACTTAGTACCTTTCCTTCCTTCTAACGCGAATATCAGAATCGGGTCTAAAGAAGCTATTGAAGGTATTTCTGCTGCACCATACGGTTCAGGACTGATCCTTAACATTTCTTATTCTTACATCAAAATGTTAGGAACTGAAGGTCTTAAAAAGGCTACAGGGCATGCTATTATGAATGCCAACTACCTTAAAGAATTGTTAGCAGAACATTTCCCGATCTTATATTCAAACGAAAACGGAAGAGTAGCGCACGAATGTATCGTAGATTTCCGTCAGTTCAAATCTTTAGGAATTGAAGTAGCTGATGTGGCGAAGAGATTAATGGATTATGGTTTCCATGCTCCTACCGTTTCTTTCCCGGTTGCAGGTACCCTGATGATTGAGCCTACAGAATCTGAAAGCAAAGCTGAAATAGACCGTTTTGCAGAAGCATTGATTTCTATCAAAAAAGAAATTGATGAAATTGCCAATGGAGAAGCAGATGCTACCAATAACGTATTGAAAAATGCTCCTCATACAGAGCAGCTGGTGATCTCTGATTCCTGGGATAAGCCATACAGCAGAGAAAAGGCAGCTTATCCGCTGGAGTGGGTAAGAGACCACAAATTCTTCGCTTCTGTATCACGAGTAGACGAAGCTTACGGAGACAGAAACTTGGTATGTACTTGTGAGCCTATTGAAGCTTATATGTAA
- a CDS encoding DcaP family trimeric outer membrane transporter → MSRHIMPVFTILALTASQSKANAQITIANTDSDSSGRKWSAYVKGFVRADAMLDFQQVGARDGIVAPSIVLPRHNSMSSYFSVRQSQIGLGFKQTDKNGNSPVSAYVEIDFYGANGTTAPRLRHGYIQWKKWIIGQTWSNFDDDEIFPNIFDFNGANGVMFTRSIQVRYSEKLSDQEIISFSLEDPAKVSMIIPSSHPEWKKKSLIPVATGMYRYGNTRDYFKIGGTLSPVDYENQEDGYTKIGFGGIVSFRKYVTKLDDFRFQVSYGKGIARNNIVLSGEGYDAVFNPERNTAEPLSLFNILGIFEHWWSPKWSTVAYYSYSQVGSNPAVVKTLMKRFQNAAVNIIYHPYKNLRMGIEGDYAKTENFEGMKGDACRLQFSTSFSFK, encoded by the coding sequence ATGAGCAGACATATTATGCCTGTGTTCACTATTCTTGCTTTGACTGCATCCCAGTCCAAAGCAAATGCCCAAATAACCATTGCCAATACGGATTCGGATTCTTCCGGAAGAAAATGGTCTGCCTATGTAAAAGGATTTGTACGCGCAGATGCGATGCTGGATTTTCAGCAGGTGGGAGCCAGAGACGGAATTGTAGCGCCCTCTATAGTACTTCCGCGGCACAACTCGATGTCCAGTTATTTCAGCGTAAGGCAATCGCAGATAGGATTAGGGTTTAAACAGACCGATAAAAACGGAAATTCACCGGTTTCTGCCTATGTGGAAATAGATTTTTACGGGGCTAACGGAACTACGGCTCCCAGATTAAGACATGGCTACATTCAGTGGAAAAAATGGATTATTGGTCAGACATGGAGTAATTTCGACGATGATGAGATTTTCCCAAACATATTTGATTTTAACGGAGCTAACGGCGTAATGTTCACCCGTTCTATTCAGGTACGGTATTCCGAAAAGCTTTCTGATCAAGAAATTATATCCTTTTCACTGGAAGATCCGGCTAAAGTAAGCATGATTATACCTTCTTCTCATCCTGAATGGAAGAAAAAAAGCCTGATTCCCGTTGCCACAGGTATGTACCGGTATGGAAATACCAGAGATTATTTTAAAATAGGAGGCACTTTATCTCCTGTTGACTATGAGAATCAGGAAGATGGCTATACGAAAATTGGATTCGGAGGAATTGTTTCATTCAGAAAATATGTAACGAAGCTTGATGACTTCAGATTTCAGGTTTCTTATGGAAAAGGAATAGCAAGAAATAATATTGTGTTAAGCGGAGAGGGTTATGATGCGGTCTTCAATCCTGAACGGAATACTGCGGAACCATTAAGTCTGTTCAATATTTTGGGTATTTTTGAGCATTGGTGGTCTCCCAAGTGGAGTACTGTGGCATATTATAGCTATTCCCAGGTGGGTTCCAATCCGGCGGTGGTAAAAACACTGATGAAACGTTTTCAAAATGCCGCAGTCAATATTATTTATCATCCTTATAAAAATCTAAGAATGGGTATAGAGGGAGATTATGCAAAGACCGAAAACTTTGAAGGAATGAAAGGTGATGCCTGCAGGCTTCAGTTTTCCACTTCATTTTCATTTAAATAA
- a CDS encoding DnaJ domain-containing protein — MKDYYYFLGISQDASEEDIKKAYRKLSLKYHPDKNDNDDFFADRFREIQEAYETLSDSVRRAAYDQNLESHQRSFRYTIPPAIKTFTANKIHAKKGEEIIINWQTSNADVVKVLPFGLEKPYGERIFKITEFKDGKFQLLLHATNSLLHKTVVQGITITEVFDNDSEKFKNTVEEMFKPQPRTRINKTGQPKIMMLIWGIVIIAIAVYMLIRNFG, encoded by the coding sequence ATGAAAGATTACTACTATTTTCTCGGTATTTCTCAGGATGCTTCTGAAGAAGACATCAAAAAAGCGTATCGAAAACTGTCTTTAAAGTATCATCCCGATAAAAACGACAATGACGACTTTTTTGCAGACCGTTTCCGTGAGATTCAGGAAGCCTATGAAACATTGAGTGATTCGGTTAGAAGAGCTGCCTATGATCAGAATCTGGAAAGCCATCAGCGAAGTTTCAGATACACTATTCCGCCTGCAATCAAAACTTTTACAGCGAATAAAATTCATGCGAAAAAAGGGGAGGAGATTATCATCAACTGGCAGACGAGTAATGCCGATGTGGTGAAGGTACTGCCTTTCGGATTAGAAAAGCCGTATGGAGAGAGAATCTTTAAGATCACAGAATTCAAAGACGGGAAATTCCAGCTTTTGCTTCATGCCACCAATTCTCTTTTGCACAAAACCGTAGTTCAGGGAATTACCATTACTGAGGTTTTTGACAATGATTCTGAAAAATTCAAAAATACGGTAGAGGAAATGTTTAAACCACAACCGAGAACAAGAATCAATAAAACAGGTCAGCCTAAAATTATGATGCTGATCTGGGGAATTGTCATTATTGCCATTGCAGTATATATGCTGATCAGAAATTTTGGCTGA
- a CDS encoding alpha/beta hydrolase, producing the protein MMRLQDIFAAVFFFFSMMIWGQKQQQNQYIFFLHNKFLEDHSFEEKHPEYGVAEYESILYKLRNQNAIVISEKRKAGTDPSVYAVKVKKQIDSLLQKGIPAGNITVVGTSQGGYIAQYVSFYEKNPHLKFVIIGASFKDDSLEKDTNFKLYGRILSITEKSDEGHVPLSKEQRLIRSDIKDFKEIELNTGLHHGFLFKALNDWITPVKDWVSRK; encoded by the coding sequence ATGATGAGGTTACAGGATATTTTCGCTGCAGTATTTTTCTTTTTTTCGATGATGATCTGGGGGCAGAAGCAGCAGCAAAACCAGTATATTTTCTTTTTACATAATAAATTTCTGGAAGATCATTCGTTTGAAGAAAAGCATCCGGAATATGGGGTGGCAGAATATGAATCTATTCTCTATAAATTAAGGAATCAAAATGCCATTGTTATTTCAGAAAAAAGAAAAGCGGGGACAGATCCGTCAGTGTATGCTGTAAAGGTGAAGAAACAGATTGACAGTCTTTTGCAAAAAGGAATTCCTGCCGGAAATATTACGGTGGTGGGAACTTCTCAGGGAGGATATATTGCACAATATGTCTCTTTTTATGAAAAAAATCCACATTTGAAATTTGTGATTATCGGAGCCAGTTTTAAAGATGATTCTTTGGAAAAAGATACGAATTTTAAGCTGTACGGAAGAATACTTTCCATTACTGAGAAATCCGATGAGGGACATGTTCCATTATCAAAAGAACAGCGCTTGATTAGATCTGATATCAAGGATTTTAAAGAAATAGAGCTTAACACAGGATTACATCACGGTTTTCTTTTTAAAGCTCTCAATGATTGGATCACTCCGGTTAAGGATTGGGTTTCGCGGAAATAA
- a CDS encoding RNA polymerase sigma factor produces MPQKEKESIISQTVSNYGGKLMSYIRPKVKNTEDAEDILQEVWYQFSSLTNISEIVNIGGWLYRVTANKITDRYRKKKTENLEDFVYEDEDGSFSIKDILLMDESAGPEVKMFQDEIWKKLFEALDELPEKQRLVYVENELNDKTLQEIADEQGENIKTIISRKNYAVKHLRNRLRKLYEDLKS; encoded by the coding sequence ATGCCACAGAAAGAGAAAGAAAGCATCATCTCGCAAACCGTTTCCAACTACGGAGGGAAGCTGATGTCTTATATCCGTCCGAAAGTGAAAAATACGGAAGATGCGGAAGATATTCTGCAGGAAGTGTGGTATCAGTTCAGTAGCCTTACGAATATTTCGGAGATCGTAAATATAGGTGGGTGGCTATACCGGGTAACAGCGAATAAAATTACAGACCGTTACCGCAAAAAGAAAACAGAAAATCTTGAAGATTTTGTATATGAAGATGAAGACGGCAGTTTTTCTATTAAGGATATTCTGTTGATGGATGAAAGCGCAGGTCCTGAGGTGAAAATGTTTCAGGATGAGATCTGGAAAAAACTGTTTGAAGCATTGGATGAACTTCCCGAAAAACAGAGGCTGGTCTACGTAGAAAATGAACTGAACGACAAAACACTCCAGGAGATTGCCGATGAGCAGGGAGAAAACATCAAAACCATCATCAGCAGAAAAAACTATGCTGTGAAGCACCTGAGAAACAGACTGAGAAAGTTATACGAAGATTTAAAAAGTTAG
- a CDS encoding S9 family peptidase, protein MNLNHNIFGTALIVLSTIMTNAQSSTAKLPGDPTLPSSKASIEKLISYDKGNFKYKVEDYFARPKASAFKISPDGKYLSYKEKDQDKKNHVYVKDLATGKISKAIVEKDDLIRNYGWLNKKRLFYTQDRGGNENIHLYATDIDGGNQKDLTPFDGVKVQSIIPVKDTDFVVVTLNKNNKQIFEPFKINYITGEITQLYENKDVNSPIDDYIFDKDGTLRGYSILENGLTTKTYYKDLQTGKFNLIKSADWSDTFSIIEFNENSKNKDEAYVVTNLDSDKARIVLYDLKKNAVIKEVYSNPVYDVSSISTAGKNRNYELDFISYEGVKGETVPVSKFYKEIDDQLKAQFGDKEFGIVSSDDNNDKLLVVVGSDKLYGTYYEYDTKTRQIKLLYNLMPQLKEEDMAEMRPIEFKSRDGLTIHGYITLPKAALEGKKVPLIVNPHGGPQGIRDRWGFNPETQLFASRGYATLQVNFRISGGYGKSFQKAGYKQIGRKAMDDVEDGVKYAIEQGWVDKDKVAIYGGSHGGYATLMGLIKTPDLYTCGVDYVGVSNIFTFFASFPEYWKPYKEMVKQIWYDLDNPEEARIAKEVSPVFQIDKIRKPLFVVQGANDPRVNINESDQIVKAMRAKGFEVPYLVKYDEGHGFGKEPNRIELYKSMLGFFAENFNK, encoded by the coding sequence ATGAACCTAAATCACAACATTTTCGGTACAGCCCTTATTGTACTCTCTACCATCATGACCAACGCCCAAAGTTCTACCGCAAAACTGCCTGGAGATCCTACCTTGCCATCTTCCAAAGCCAGCATTGAAAAGCTTATTTCTTATGATAAAGGAAACTTTAAATACAAAGTGGAAGACTACTTTGCAAGACCAAAAGCTTCAGCTTTTAAAATCTCTCCAGACGGTAAATATCTTTCCTATAAAGAAAAAGACCAGGACAAAAAGAACCATGTTTATGTAAAAGATCTGGCTACAGGAAAAATTAGCAAAGCCATCGTAGAAAAAGACGACCTTATAAGAAACTACGGCTGGCTGAACAAAAAACGCCTTTTCTATACGCAGGATAGAGGAGGAAATGAGAATATTCATTTATATGCTACAGACATAGATGGTGGCAATCAGAAAGATCTTACACCTTTTGACGGCGTAAAAGTACAGTCTATCATTCCTGTAAAAGATACGGACTTCGTTGTCGTTACACTGAATAAAAACAATAAGCAGATCTTCGAACCTTTTAAGATCAACTATATTACCGGGGAAATAACTCAGCTCTATGAAAATAAAGATGTCAACAGCCCTATTGACGATTATATTTTTGATAAAGACGGAACTTTAAGAGGATATAGCATCCTTGAAAACGGACTGACAACAAAAACCTATTATAAAGACCTCCAGACAGGAAAATTCAACCTGATTAAATCAGCGGACTGGTCCGATACCTTCAGTATTATAGAGTTTAATGAAAATTCTAAAAATAAAGATGAAGCCTATGTAGTAACGAATCTTGATAGTGATAAAGCGAGAATTGTACTGTACGATCTGAAGAAAAATGCTGTGATTAAAGAAGTGTATTCTAATCCTGTATATGACGTCAGCTCTATAAGCACAGCGGGTAAAAACAGAAACTATGAACTGGATTTTATCAGCTATGAAGGCGTAAAAGGTGAAACGGTTCCGGTAAGTAAGTTTTATAAAGAAATAGATGACCAATTAAAAGCTCAGTTTGGAGATAAAGAATTTGGTATTGTTTCGTCCGATGATAATAATGATAAGCTTCTGGTTGTTGTAGGAAGTGATAAACTTTACGGGACATATTATGAATATGATACAAAAACCAGGCAGATCAAACTTCTGTATAACCTGATGCCCCAGCTGAAGGAAGAAGATATGGCTGAAATGAGACCAATTGAATTTAAAAGCAGGGACGGGCTGACCATTCATGGATATATAACGCTTCCTAAAGCAGCTTTGGAAGGAAAAAAAGTTCCTCTCATTGTAAACCCTCACGGTGGTCCTCAGGGTATCAGAGACCGTTGGGGATTCAATCCGGAAACACAGCTGTTTGCAAGCAGAGGGTATGCCACACTTCAGGTGAATTTCAGAATCTCAGGAGGATATGGAAAATCATTCCAGAAAGCGGGATACAAACAGATCGGAAGGAAAGCCATGGATGATGTGGAAGACGGTGTAAAATACGCTATCGAACAGGGATGGGTAGACAAAGATAAGGTTGCCATTTATGGAGGAAGCCACGGCGGCTATGCAACGCTGATGGGACTTATTAAAACTCCGGATCTTTATACCTGTGGAGTAGACTATGTGGGAGTATCCAATATTTTCACCTTCTTTGCTTCTTTCCCGGAATACTGGAAACCCTATAAAGAAATGGTGAAGCAGATCTGGTATGATCTGGACAACCCCGAAGAAGCCAGAATTGCTAAAGAAGTTTCTCCGGTATTCCAGATTGATAAGATCAGAAAACCATTATTTGTGGTACAGGGGGCTAATGATCCAAGGGTAAACATCAATGAATCAGATCAGATTGTAAAAGCGATGCGCGCCAAAGGCTTTGAAGTTCCTTATCTGGTAAAATATGATGAGGGACACGGATTTGGAAAAGAACCGAACAGAATTGAACTCTACAAATCGATGCTGGGATTCTTTGCAGAAAATTTTAATAAATAA
- a CDS encoding DoxX family protein yields MKLLVILFATFILALLGTFLFQGKPDFIFSGNLGMAVFILFTGISHFKFQKGMAMMIPDFIPAKMFWVYFTGVLEMAAGIGLMIPAIRELTAILVIIFYVLVFIANINSSRKKINIFKADYTGPGMKYLYTERIPMQIILIVWTWYFGIYLQ; encoded by the coding sequence ATGAAATTACTTGTAATACTTTTCGCAACATTTATTCTGGCTTTGCTGGGAACCTTTCTGTTTCAGGGGAAGCCGGATTTTATATTCTCAGGAAATCTGGGAATGGCTGTTTTTATCCTCTTTACAGGTATTTCTCATTTTAAGTTTCAGAAAGGAATGGCCATGATGATTCCGGATTTTATCCCCGCAAAAATGTTTTGGGTATACTTTACGGGAGTTCTGGAAATGGCTGCAGGAATAGGGCTGATGATTCCGGCAATCCGTGAACTGACGGCTATTTTGGTCATTATTTTTTATGTCCTGGTTTTTATTGCCAATATCAACTCTTCCAGGAAAAAAATTAATATTTTTAAAGCCGATTACACCGGTCCCGGAATGAAATACCTTTATACCGAAAGGATTCCCATGCAGATAATCCTGATCGTATGGACATGGTATTTCGGGATTTATTTACAATAG
- a CDS encoding SRPBCC family protein, translated as METLSYETIIDAPKQKVWDILWTPETYSEWTKYFGAGSVMKSDWKVGGKTYFLNADGEGMVSTIDSLDEPNQIVFKHLGMVDKEGNEDTQSKEVVEWNGSFEKYFLIDFDGKTKLHAEVQVEKQWQDHMNMGFTKGLMVVKSLAEGVSFGSV; from the coding sequence ATGGAAACCTTATCATACGAAACAATAATTGATGCACCCAAACAGAAAGTTTGGGACATCCTGTGGACTCCTGAAACATATAGTGAATGGACCAAGTATTTCGGTGCTGGATCTGTCATGAAATCCGACTGGAAAGTTGGAGGGAAAACCTATTTTCTTAATGCAGACGGAGAAGGAATGGTTTCAACCATAGACAGCCTGGATGAGCCAAACCAGATCGTCTTCAAACATCTGGGAATGGTAGATAAAGAAGGCAATGAAGACACACAAAGCAAAGAAGTGGTAGAATGGAACGGGAGTTTTGAAAAATATTTTCTCATTGATTTTGACGGGAAAACAAAACTTCATGCCGAAGTTCAGGTAGAAAAACAATGGCAGGATCATATGAATATGGGCTTTACAAAAGGTCTGATGGTGGTAAAAAGCCTTGCAGAAGGAGTAAGCTTTGGCTCAGTGTAA
- a CDS encoding SRPBCC family protein gives MEKLSYEIEINAEPEKVWSVLWGDITYRQWTTAFTDGSFYEGTLEENNIVKFLDPKNNGMYSRVEKVIPNEEIKFLHLGEIYEGIEVPQDWGEATEAYFLEENEEGTLLKTEVQTPAEFKEFFEEKFPKAMSIVKHLSENQL, from the coding sequence ATGGAAAAATTATCATACGAAATAGAGATCAATGCCGAACCCGAAAAAGTATGGAGTGTCCTTTGGGGAGACATTACCTACAGACAGTGGACAACGGCTTTTACGGACGGTTCTTTTTATGAAGGAACGCTTGAAGAAAATAATATCGTTAAATTTCTTGATCCCAAAAACAACGGGATGTACAGCAGAGTGGAAAAAGTGATTCCTAATGAAGAAATAAAATTTCTGCATCTGGGAGAAATTTATGAAGGCATTGAAGTTCCTCAGGACTGGGGAGAAGCCACCGAAGCCTATTTTCTTGAAGAGAACGAAGAAGGAACTTTACTTAAAACAGAAGTTCAGACTCCGGCAGAATTCAAAGAATTCTTTGAAGAAAAATTTCCAAAAGCAATGTCCATTGTCAAGCATCTTTCGGAAAATCAACTGTAA
- a CDS encoding SDR family oxidoreductase, whose product MKTQNKSDAKSKVPKEGLFPEIIRNDYRGSRKLQGKKAVISGGDSGIGQAVAVHFAREGADVAIIYKESDNDAKETKKLVEKEGQKCLLIKGDLTKKAFRTRCAEKIKSAWKNIDILVNNAGIHTSKSSLEKISDEQIQETFDTNIISMISFTRNFLPLIQKGGRIICTTSVTAYRGSDHLIDYAATKGAVLSFIRSLADNLAEKKILVNGIAPGPIWTPLVKEAFDDLSKFGKDTPLKRAGQPSEVAPAYVFLASKDASYITGEIIHINGGDFVGG is encoded by the coding sequence ATGAAGACGCAGAACAAATCAGATGCTAAATCAAAAGTCCCTAAAGAAGGGCTGTTTCCGGAAATTATCCGGAATGATTATCGCGGAAGCCGTAAGCTTCAGGGGAAAAAAGCAGTTATTTCCGGAGGAGACAGTGGGATAGGACAGGCCGTAGCCGTTCACTTTGCAAGAGAAGGAGCAGATGTTGCCATCATTTATAAAGAAAGTGATAACGACGCCAAAGAAACCAAAAAGCTGGTAGAAAAAGAAGGACAGAAATGCCTGCTGATCAAGGGAGATCTTACCAAAAAAGCTTTCAGGACAAGATGTGCAGAGAAGATTAAATCAGCATGGAAAAATATTGATATTCTTGTTAATAATGCAGGAATTCACACCTCCAAAAGCAGTCTGGAAAAAATCTCTGATGAACAGATTCAGGAAACATTTGATACCAACATCATTTCTATGATTTCGTTCACCAGAAATTTTCTTCCCCTCATTCAAAAAGGGGGAAGGATCATCTGTACAACCTCTGTCACAGCATATCGGGGAAGTGATCATTTAATTGATTATGCCGCTACCAAGGGAGCTGTATTGTCATTTATCCGCTCTTTGGCTGATAATCTTGCAGAAAAAAAGATTCTGGTGAACGGAATTGCACCGGGACCTATTTGGACCCCTCTTGTAAAAGAAGCTTTTGATGATCTTTCTAAGTTTGGAAAAGATACACCGCTCAAGCGTGCGGGGCAGCCATCAGAAGTTGCTCCTGCCTATGTTTTTCTTGCTTCCAAAGATGCAAGCTATATCACAGGAGAAATCATTCACATTAATGGAGGTGACTTTGTGGGAGGATAA